A stretch of Desulfurellaceae bacterium DNA encodes these proteins:
- a CDS encoding TIR domain-containing protein — MFRDYSIKETFEHAWKTNAERLIRACSVTVCLIGKTTHRSKAVDWEIRKSVELDKYIMAVSLEPTVPRVPPALAALNVAPLPWDIERIVGELNGIGTEYGRAGAFRRAQF, encoded by the coding sequence GTGTTTCGTGACTACTCGATTAAGGAGACGTTTGAACACGCCTGGAAGACGAACGCGGAACGGCTCATTCGAGCCTGTAGCGTCACGGTCTGCTTGATCGGGAAAACGACGCATCGGAGCAAGGCGGTAGATTGGGAAATCAGAAAGAGCGTGGAGTTGGACAAGTACATCATGGCGGTTTCCCTTGAGCCGACAGTGCCGAGAGTGCCGCCTGCCCTTGCGGCGCTTAACGTTGCCCCCCTACCGTGGGACATCGAGAGAATAGTGGGTGAGTTAAATGGCATCGGAACCGAATACGGTCGAGCAGGAGCTTTTCGGAGAGCCCAATTCTAA